DNA from Ignavibacteriales bacterium:
GAATATCCGTTTGCAAAAAAGATGGTGGACTATCATAAGGTTGTTTTTACTAAAACGCTTGATAAAAGTACCTGGGATAATACTGTGCTTGCTAAGGGCAATGTTGTTGAAGAGGTAAATAAACTAAAACAACAGGATGGAAATGACCTGCCAGCCGGACAGGCAGGTATTATTGTTTACGGCGGAGCTGAATTTGTTTCTGCTTTGGTAAAAGAAAACCTTATTGATGAATATTATTTGTTTGTTAATCCCACTGCTTTAAAAACCGGACTGACAATTTTTAATACATTGCCCGAAATGATGAAATTAAAGCTAACTAACTCTACAACATTTAAGTGCGGAATAAATTTGCTGAAGTATGAAAAGATGTAGAACGCTTTGAGGTATGTTTTTAAAACTTACCAGCCTCCCGAAATAAGTGCAGGACAGACGCTTTAATAAAAGGGGATAGAAAAGCATTAATGTAAAAGAAAGGCAGTTTGTTTTTGGAGTTTTACTTTTTGTTTTTGCGATTTTACATTGTGTTTTTGTGAGGTTACATTCTGTTTTTATGAACTTACAAAGCGTTTTTGTGAGGTTACTTTTCATTTTTGAGAAGTTACATTGCGTTTTTGCGGTGTTACAATGTGTTTTTATGCGAATTTAGCTTGTTTTTGCATAAAGAGACGGTTTTTTAGTTTTTTTATAGTTTGATTTGGAGAGGGTGCGCATTGATTCTGTAACGGAGAGGTCCCTCGATATATCAGGGCAAGCTGTGACAGACTAGTAAATTATTTAACCAATGATTTGAGATGGGATTTAAGAACATCAATATCCATTGCAACCTAGTATCTATGAATCATTGCATGACAATTTGGACAAACCGGGCGCAAATCTTTAATAGGATTTATTTTATACTGTTTACGAATTTTGGAAAGTTTTGTTTCTAAAAATAATTTGCGTCGTAGCAAATAAGTAGTGAAACAAAAAAAATTAGTAAGGCATATGAACTAAAAACATCCTTCCAATTTGTTTAAATCAAAACAACCTTTAATTTTTCATCAGCAATAAAAATATTTTTTATGTATAGTATAAAAATGCAGTACGGCTCATCTTTTATTCAAATCAAAAACCCTCATCAATTATTACAAGGGAGAAATTAACATGTTAAAACATTTCACATTCCTTTTTGTTTTTATATTAAGCATCGGCAGTTCATATGCCCAATATGTGGAATTTACCGATATAACTAAATTGCTTGAGCTTGCTAAAAATAGAGCAGAGGTAGAAGAGTTTCTAAAAATGAAAGGTTTTGAATTTTATAACCTGGATTATTTACTTGAAGAAGATGATGACGAAGATGATACCACGCATTACCAGATAGACTTTGTTAAACATTTAGAGGATGACGAATATTATATACGTGTGATTGGTGATTATGATGAAGAGATTTATTCGGCGGGGGAATATTCAAGCAATCCTGCCAGATGGGATTATTTTGTACTGACTCTAGCTGAAGCCGATATGGAGCCCAAAGATACATGGGATAATGGACGTGGACAGGAAGGATTTGAATTTGAAGCAGGTGATTATAACATAACTTTAAGGAAAGATCGCGATGACGATGGGAGTCTTAGGTACAAGTTTTTTATGATTTCATTAGTAGACTATTAATTACTTAAAAAATTAATATTAAAATGCCACGGTACGCTGTGGCATTTTATATAATAATAACATACAAATTTAATTAAACAGTACTTTAGAATTTCTTTTCTCTGCTCATGTTTATTACTAACCAATTCTAAAACCACCAACCAGTACTCTCTCAGGGAAAAAGAAATATCGGGATACAAAAAGGCTGTAAACTCAATTAACGAATAACAAATAAAACCGGTTTTCAGTCCACAGTTAGTAGTAGGCAATTTATAATATTAAGTCTTCAGGTGGCAATTAGGCCAAGTAAAATTGATGAGCTTAAAAAAGAAATGCTTAAAAACAATTAGGCAGAAAAAGTTTTTTATAATTAAACTAAATTAAAGATTAACAATACCGCCGAGCTGATTATTAAAAAGAAAACTAAAAAGATTAGATAACTTAATACAGAAAGAAGTATAGCTTTTGTTTTTGTTAGCCTATTAAAAAATTGCGTGTAACTCCAGATGAGAAGTATAATATCTAAAAATATGCTTACATCCATAACCACTTTAAGCTGTGCGGTTCCGTTAAAAACAACAAACAGAGGAAATATCAGAAGGTGAAGAAAAATTCTCTGGCTGCCTAAAAATGTATTTAAATATACGTGCTCAATAAAATTGTATTTTTGTTTTCGGAAAACAATAAATGATCCCAAAGCATATATCGGAACAAACAAACACGTTTCTAATGAATAATTATTTGACATCCAATCATTAATAATATTCAGGTTAGTGTTATTAACAGAAGCAGTGCTATTAGAAACATCAACAAATAAATTAATACCAAAAGTATGATAAAGCAGTCCGTACAAAGTTGCCAGAGTTAATAACAAAGCAATCGGTTCAAAATGTTTTACCCGTTTACCCTCAATGTATTCTCTTATTGTGTGTCCCGGTCTTGTAAACAACTGCCCTGCTGAATAAAAGATTCCACCGTGAAAATATTTTAATAAATTCTTACGCAAGTTTTTTATCAGGAAATTAAAATCAAGCCTGTTTGTGTCTGCATTTTGGCCGCAGTTGTTACAGAACCTTCCATCAAAAGTATTATTACAGTTTTTACAGGTTATCATTTTCGATTAAAACTATAAATAATGTCTCCAATCAAAAATCAATCTTAAACCAAGGTGCCAGACTGTTTTTAGATCCGGTGGTATTGTCGTTCCCGAAAGCGATTCAAGGACTTGAACATTATGAGGAAAATCAGCAGCACCGTAAAGCTGAATAAAAAGTGATGATCTTTGATCTGCATCGAATGATCTGAATGGTCTGTATTCTAAAATAGGAAACTCAACCATTGTAGAACGGTAGGAGATAACAAATAGATCCTCAATGCCGTTTTCACCAGTAGAATAAGTAACTAGTGCATCCGGTGTTTTTGTTCTGCCATACAGGTAAACCGCAATTTCTCTCCCAAGAACAAATTGGAAACGACCAAATGAAGTTTCGATTCCTGCCTGCCACGGAATAAGCCCGCCATTAACCGCAGAAACTCCAACACTGGTTAATGCTTCCTGATCAATAAAAAATAATAATGGACCAAGAATTAAAAGATCACCCGGTAATGCATAAAATGGAAGTCTTAATCTGGCACTGAAAGCAGATCTTCCTGGAATTGTTGAATATATATTTCCATATGCTCTTAGCTCTTCAACATCCAGCACTTCTGTGGATGAAGAACCATCCTGTCTCCAGCCCAAATCAAGAAAAGCCAGACCGTCTCCCGATTCATTTAATACACCATCTAATCCTATTCCTAAACGCGCCGCTACCTCCAATCCACCTGAAACACCGATAGTTTCTTGTCCATTTCCAAAACCTCCCGAAAATAACCAGCCGCGCATTGCGGGTGAAAATCCGACAAAAGCACCCAGCTCGGCTCTAAATCTGGGAAACTCCCCCAAGCCTTGTGATAACCCGGGAATAGGGGTTTTCATAAATATTGGCTGCAATGACAAAATAAATTTAGTGCCTGTTTTTATTGCAGGTATAAAATTATTGGTGCACACATTAAAGTCTTCCGGCGTGGTTAGATTGATTTCTTTAAGAATGGGTTGATCATTAAAACTATTGCTTGCCGCTTTAAGAAAAGCTTCAAGACTCATTCGTACTGCAATGGATGCTCTTTCGCTGTCCTCATGTCGCATCCAGGCATCGCCTGTTAATACAAGGCTCTCTCCTTCCCATGTGCTTACTTTAAGACCGTATTCGTTGTAATAGTCATGGGTACCTTTTCTCTGTGAAGCATCACCACGGGTTCCTGCAACATGGCCGGCAGCAAAAACATCCTGAAGAAAGTGCAAAGCAAAAGCTTCATCGGCAAGTGCTGAAAGTATCAGGACAGAGCGTTCTTCGGGAGTTAGATTGTTTGAGTTTATTCTTGAAATTTTTGCTATCGCTCGGGAATGATACCAGGAATAAATACCCAAGGCATTAAGTTCTGTTCCTTCGGCAAGGCAGCGAAAAATGTAAGTATCAAGTTTAATTGAAGGATCGGATAATGGTAGAAGAAAGTGCACATTGTTTGATCCTGCTCTTGTTGCATACTCCGGGTCAGCGGATTGTAATTTAAGGTCGGATTCTCTTAGAGCATTAATTCTTGCAATTCTGTCTTTTGCTTTTGAGATGTCAATCTTTAATTGTGCGGTAATATCAGCAACTTTTAATATCCACTCTGTTTCAAGTACATTGTGCAGCATGTTCTTCGCTGAACAAGAATGATCGCCAGATATTGCTGGCCAGGAGGCATAATCCAGTTGAGCAGGGTTCGTGCTTTGTGTTGCATCAATTACTGCTTCAGTTAATCTGAATTCGTATCCTTTTCTTGCTTCGGCCCAAAGAGCATCAAGTACACTACGATATTCGGGACTAAGGTTTTGAATTGCAATTAGCGCAATGTCTCTATGTTCAGGATAAACCCATGCTTTTGTTGTAGATAATCCACCGACAAGCATAAGAATAATAATGTAAAGGCTAAAAAACTTTTTCATAAATGATGTTTTATATAATTTCGGGAGAAAAGTTGATAAAATATTGTAATAATATTTTAATTATACAATTAATGAAATGACTTAATCTCTAAAAGGATTTAGTCTGTCCTCATTAAAATGCGGTTTGTAATTATTTGCACTTTCCATTTCCTGTATCCAGCCATTGTGTAAACCGTATTTGTCTAACAACTCAAGGGCTTTTTCATATTCAGAATTCCGCAAAGCACGATCAATTAAAATATCTTTATACGCTTTGTTAGTGGGATAGTATTGCGACATTAAAGAAATATGAACTTTAGGACTTAATTCTTCCGCAATAAACTTAAAAACTTTTTCTGTTTCTGATAAATCATTCGGTAGAATAAGATGCCTGATAATTAATCCCCGTACAACAACATCACCGTCATAAACAAGCTCATCACCAACCTGGCGGAACATTTCTTTAATTGCTTCCTTAGATTTTTCAAAATAGTTATCAACAAGCGAATACGTTTTTGCATATTCACTATTGCCATATTTTAAATCCGGCAAATAAATATCAACCACACCATCATAAAGTCTTAGCATATCAACAGAGTCATATCCATTTGTGTTATAGATTATCGGAAGTTTTAATCCTTGTTGAGCAGCTAAATAAATAGATTTTAAAATTGTTGCTGAAAAATGTGTTGGGGAAACGAGTCCGATATTGTGGCAAGATTTATTTTGCAGTTCAATCATTATTTCAGCCAAACGATCGTGCGAAACTTCTTTTTGCTTTTCAATTTTTGGATTCTGACTGATCTCAAAATTCTGGCAGTAGATACATTTAAGATTGCAGTTACCAAAAAAAATATTTCCGGCTCCATTTGTTCCGGATAAAACAGGTTCTTCTCCAAAATGCTTTGTATAAGAAGATACGATTGGTAAATGTCCGCTTGTACAAATTCCCAATTCATTATCAAGTCGGTTTACTTTACAATCGCGCGGACAGCTTGTGCAGGATTCCAGATTAGCATAAGCTTTTTCTGCTCGCTTATAAAGTTCGCCGTTGTGCAAAAGTTCAATATATGATTGAATGAAATTCATTGCGTTTAATTTACAGTGTATATTTAACACTGCACAATGAAGAAAGCAGAGGATGTGCTGATATTAAATATTCAATCTTTTGATTATCAATGAAAGAATGAATTTATAACATAAGGTCGGTTAATCTTTAACTGCAAAATCAACAGCCGCTTTTGCATGAATCTTTAAAGTATTAAAAACAGGCAAATGAGTGTCTGATTGTTTTATTAGCAAAGGAATCTCTGTACAGCCAAGAACTATTCCCTGCGCGCCTTTTTGTTCAAGACCATTTATTATGTCTAAAAAACTTTTCTTTGATTCCTGTTTATAATTTTCTTTAAGCAATTCGTTCATAATTGTGTCGTGAATAAATAATCTTTTGGATTTTTCCGGCACAATAGAATTAATACCGGCATCATTTAATTTCTTTGTATAAAAATCCATCTCCATTGTAAACTTCGTTCCCAGCAATCCGATTGTGGATAATCCCTGCTTCTTTATTTCAACCGCAGTTGCATCAGCAATGTGTACTATTGGTAGTTTAACTTCCTCAACAATTCTATCTGCATATTGATGCAATGTATTTGCACAAAGAACAAGGCAATCCGCTGAAGCACTTTTAAGTTTTCTTGCTGCATCAAGAACAAATTTATAAACGCCTTCTATGATCTCCGCGAAGATTAAATTCGTTTATATCCGCATAATTAAAAGAATAAAGAATACAGCGAGCGGCATTATGCCCACCAAGTTGTTTATTTGTTTCTTCATTAATAAGACGGTAGTATTCAAGTGTAGAAACCCATCCGGTTCCACCGATTAGTCCGATTGTTTTCATATTTATCTTTCGATTGCTAAAGCATTATTGAAAAATAGTTTGGTACAAAATTACATCGTTTTTTGTCGTACGCTTATTTACGATTTTTTATCCACGCCAAAAGCGAAACTCCGCTTGCAAAGCCGCTAGCGTACAAAGTTATTAGATTTGGTAACTTTGCCACGTTGCCAATCATTGAATATGCTGTTAATGCACCGACAGCCATTGTTATTATAATTCCAAGTAATGCTAGTCTTTGTTTTTTATTCATATTTCTTAACCTAATCTCATTCTTGAACATTATAAAAAAATTTAGCGGCTATTTGGGATTAATTAATTTTAAATTCAACAAAAAAAATAGATGCTCTGGGTTGCTTTTTAAAGAGATAAATTAACCGCTCGTAAATTACTATAACCAATATAATATTTTAAGTATTTAACGGTTAATCTAGTTTTTCAAGAACAACCGCGGTTCCATAACATAAAACTTCAGTTACACCGCTCATTAATTCGGTTGTGTCGTATCTTACTCCAACAAGTGCATTGCCTCCGATTTGTTGTGCATGCTCAACCATCATATCGAAGGCTTCTGAGCGGGATTTTTCACATAATTCAGTAAATAATGAAATATTGCCACCGAAAATAGTTTGTATCCCTGCCCCGATTGTACCAAAGATTGAGCGAGACCGAACAGTAATTCCGCGAACAACACCAAGTTGTTTAATAATTTTATATCCTTCAATTGTAAATGTTGTTGTTGTCATTGGATGTTTCATTAGCTGTTTATAAACGGCAGCCTGCTGTTCATCGGGTGTCATTTTTTTGAAACATTCAATACAAACCGTATCGGTTTTAAAGTAGTAAACAGAGGGGAAGTCCTGACCGCATTTTTCACATTTCATTTTTATGCCTTTCAATATTTTTAATTTTGGGAAAGATCTAATTTAAATTTATAACATATGCATTCTTTATTTCAGCATCCCAATCGCATACTCTAATTGTTTATCTCTTCCTGCAAGAATATCTGCTTCTGTTTGCTCAACACGTATATCCGGAGGAACTCCGAGCCATTCCCACGGAAGACCATCGTAACGTCTGATATCGATAAAACCAATATCAATTGATTTTCCGCTTGGCAGAAAAAACAGACCTTCATCACCGCCGCCAACAGAACCACCACCGGTTGTATCGCCAACCGCAGTTACGTGCGGAAGCTGTTTTAAAATTTCTGTGGTAAACTCTCCGGCACTAAATGTTGAACCATTTATTAATACCACAACCGGATTTGTATACTGAAATGGGCCTGCCGGCTGGAAAGGAGGTAGAACCCATTTTTCACCATAAGTGTAAGCATCGTTTCTTTCAAGTGGCTCTGTTAAAAAACGTGTGATAACTGCTTCGATATTTTGATAACTGCCTCCGCGTTTTTGTCTAATGTCAAGAATTAATCCCCCGGTGTTTTTGAGATATTCCAACACAATTGGAAATTCTTCCATCATATATGTTTTATGAAAATCCGAAAGGAAAGCATAGCCAATGTTGCCGGGTAAGATTTCGTATTCGATACTACTGCTTTCTGTTAATCGTAACTCTCTGTCAAAATATTTTCTTACAACAAATGGACTATAAGCATGTCTGTCCTTAAAATGTCTTTGCGGATAGTAGGGATAAACTTCTCCGCCGCCTTTTGTGCGATAGTAAACGTGTCCGTCTTTAAGTTCAGCCAACAAATCCCGAAGCACAAGATAAAATTCATCTCCATGCGCAGCTTCTGCAAGAGGGCGGTAAATTGTGTAAATCGAATCCCAATTAATTTTCTTGAATTCAAGGTAAGGATAAACATCTTGAATTCTTTTCCATGCTGCTTCAAAATCTTCAACGTTCAGATTTGAGTCAGGTTCAGTTACAACAAGATCTTTGCAGGAGAGAATTAATAGAAGGCATAGAACAGATAAAATTGAAATAGTCCTTTTCATCTTATTCTCCTCCTAAAATCCATAGGTTAATGTAAACACTACATTATCACTGGCAGAAAGAAGCGGTTCCCATGAATCGATTCTTGTTAGATGAAAAAGGTAGGCGGCTTTTATTGATAAGTTATCCAGCAAATAATATCTTGGACCAAGAGTAAATACAACATTGTTTGCTGAAATTAGTGTTAGAATTTTTGCCGGAGACTCGTCATTTTCTTCCATGTCTACCATACGGAAACCAAGAGAAAAGACATTAAAGTCTAAAGCCCCCTCAATATTGAAATCATTCCATAGCTTATAAAACATGTGTGAAGTAATGCCTGCAGAAATAAGAAGTGCAAATGATTGAGAATAATCGAAACCAGAGACTGCAATGTTTTGTTTGTTGTAATAAAAGAGTAATTCCGTAGAAGGACCTAAATACGAGTAGGCATCTTTGTTGAACATCGTAAATTTTGGTAAAGCATAACTAAATCCCTGGTTAAGTGTAAATTGATAAATGTCGGCACTTACGTTGTAATTTTTTATTCCTGATGAATTGCCAAAATCTAACTTTAAATGGTAAACATAATTTGAATGCTGATTTGCCCAGGTTATACTGTAGTACGGAAATGAGCCGGAATATTTTTCTTTTGAGATATATTCATCAGTAACAGCATAGCTACCAATGCCATATTCTATTGTAACGACTTCCGGGAATATTGTTTTATTATCTAAAGAATCTTGTGCTTGCAGATATTGGGTGAGAAAAAATACAAACGTGATTGATACTAAATAGATGAAGATATTGTTCATTTCTGATTCCATATTATTTGACAATTATTTGGCATCACTTGTTTGTTGAGTTATCCAATCAGCTACAAGTATCATTACGTTTTTATTAAATGATTCATCAATTTTAGGATACTCATCTCTAAAACCGGTGTTACATTTTTGAAAAAGATGGTTAATGTTTTTTAAATACTCAATTCTAAAATTCTTATTACCTCCATCAGTAAGCGCTTTTTCTATTTCAGGTAAGTTTATTTCTGCAAGAACCTGACAATCTTTATCACCGTTAAGAGCTAAGACCGGACATCGAATATTTCTGATCAGAATACGGGGATCAAAATTTGCAGCATACTCGAACCAAGGTGTTGCCCATTCATCTGCCATCATTTCAAAGTGTTTTGGGTTTTCAGCCATAAAATTTTCTATGTCATTTTTTGCGAGACCCGTTAAAGATAATTTCCACTCATTTATAATGCTTGATAACCTCCTTTTTTTTACCTGATAATCAGTTTTCTTTTTAATCTCTTTGAACATTCTCTCAAACAGGTCTGTGCCTGCTTGCACAATTTCCTCACTTTTTCCTTGTGATCTAAGTTTTTTTTCATTTGCTGTTATCAAAGCACGATCAAGCGGAATTCCCGGACCAGCAAGCATAACAATGAAAGATATTTCTGAGTAACGGCTTGCAAGAATGTTGCTTATCATCCCTCCTTCGCTATGGCCTATAACACCAACTTTATGAGGATTAATATTTCTATGTGCGCGAAGATATTTAACAGCGGCATAAGCATCACCGGCAAATGTTTCCGTTGTTGCGCCTTCAAGTTTTCCTTTTGATTCACCTGTTCCTCTATCATCATATCGCAATGCAGCAATACCATGTCGGGTCAAAAAATCTGATAAAACTTTAAACGGTTTATGTCCGTATACTGTTTCATCTCGATCTTGAAGCCCGGAACCAGAGACAAGAACGACAGCTGGAAAATTACCCCCACTATCCGGAATTGTTAAGGTACCGGCCAAAATAGCTTCGTCCAAATCATTTTTAAATTTTATTTCTTCAACTATATAAGGAAATGGTGAAACGGGTTCCTGGGGTCTGCGATCCTGGCTGCAAGAAGATAAAATGACTAATAATATAAAACCAATCTTTTCTTTCAATATCATTTCCTCAGGGCGTATTTCGAATTAAAACGTTCAACAAATTATTAATTGTTATTAATTTTTTCCAACATCATTTTTGCTCTTGCATTTTCGGGATTGAGTTCGAGTGATTTTTGGTAATTTTTAATTGCCTCTTCTTTATTCCCGCATTTCATATATGCTTCAGCAAGACTACCATGGGCATTAAATGATTCTGGATATTCTTTAACATTTAGTTTAAATATTTCTAATGCTTCCTCGTTTTTCCCCTCATTCAAGAATTTATAACCAAGCAGATTAAAGCTGCTTTCAGAAATAACTAACTTTGAATCAGAATCTGATTTAATCTCATTGAATTTTTTTAATCCCGCTTCTATCCCTTCTTCCCGGATAGTCCTTTCAATAACGGCAGAGGCAAATTCTTCCCTTGTAAATTTATTTGCTACATCAACTTTAAGAAGGGTTACATTTCCTTCTGCATCTTTATCAAAGTAAATTAAATTTTTATCAAATTCATCAAGCCATCCTCCTTCTTCGTTTGGAGATTGTAACTTTATATCTTCATTTTTTGTAGGATCGTGAATTATAAGTACGCCATCATTATAAAAAACTGTAAACTCCTGATTAATTGCTGAAAATAAATACTTTCCTAAATATGGTCTCATGTTTTCAGGAACATTTGCTTCAATTGTTT
Protein-coding regions in this window:
- a CDS encoding dihydrofolate reductase family protein, which codes for MKKLKLQMQTTINGFVGGPNGELDWMMWDWTDDIKDYVTNLTDSVDTILLGRKMADGFITHWSDIVKNKQGTEEYPFAKKMVDYHKVVFTKTLDKSTWDNTVLAKGNVVEEVNKLKQQDGNDLPAGQAGIIVYGGAEFVSALVKENLIDEYYLFVNPTALKTGLTIFNTLPEMMKLKLTNSTTFKCGINLLKYEKM
- a CDS encoding DUF3667 domain-containing protein, whose amino-acid sequence is MRKNLLKYFHGGIFYSAGQLFTRPGHTIREYIEGKRVKHFEPIALLLTLATLYGLLYHTFGINLFVDVSNSTASVNNTNLNIINDWMSNNYSLETCLFVPIYALGSFIVFRKQKYNFIEHVYLNTFLGSQRIFLHLLIFPLFVVFNGTAQLKVVMDVSIFLDIILLIWSYTQFFNRLTKTKAILLSVLSYLIFLVFFLIISSAVLLIFNLV
- a CDS encoding radical SAM protein; amino-acid sequence: MNFIQSYIELLHNGELYKRAEKAYANLESCTSCPRDCKVNRLDNELGICTSGHLPIVSSYTKHFGEEPVLSGTNGAGNIFFGNCNLKCIYCQNFEISQNPKIEKQKEVSHDRLAEIMIELQNKSCHNIGLVSPTHFSATILKSIYLAAQQGLKLPIIYNTNGYDSVDMLRLYDGVVDIYLPDLKYGNSEYAKTYSLVDNYFEKSKEAIKEMFRQVGDELVYDGDVVVRGLIIRHLILPNDLSETEKVFKFIAEELSPKVHISLMSQYYPTNKAYKDILIDRALRNSEYEKALELLDKYGLHNGWIQEMESANNYKPHFNEDRLNPFRD
- a CDS encoding YbjQ family protein produces the protein MKHPMTTTTFTIEGYKIIKQLGVVRGITVRSRSIFGTIGAGIQTIFGGNISLFTELCEKSRSEAFDMMVEHAQQIGGNALVGVRYDTTELMSGVTEVLCYGTAVVLEKLD
- a CDS encoding alpha/beta hydrolase produces the protein MKEKIGFILLVILSSCSQDRRPQEPVSPFPYIVEEIKFKNDLDEAILAGTLTIPDSGGNFPAVVLVSGSGLQDRDETVYGHKPFKVLSDFLTRHGIAALRYDDRGTGESKGKLEGATTETFAGDAYAAVKYLRAHRNINPHKVGVIGHSEGGMISNILASRYSEISFIVMLAGPGIPLDRALITANEKKLRSQGKSEEIVQAGTDLFERMFKEIKKKTDYQVKKRRLSSIINEWKLSLTGLAKNDIENFMAENPKHFEMMADEWATPWFEYAANFDPRILIRNIRCPVLALNGDKDCQVLAEINLPEIEKALTDGGNKNFRIEYLKNINHLFQKCNTGFRDEYPKIDESFNKNVMILVADWITQQTSDAK